In a genomic window of Jeotgalibacillus aurantiacus:
- the cymR gene encoding cysteine metabolism transcriptional regulator CymR: MKISTKGRYGLTIMIELAKNHGEGPTSLKSIAKTHDLSEHYLEQLIAPLRNAGFVKSIRGAYGGYVLADEPGNITAGDVIRVLEGPISPVEGIENEAPPQRELWIRIRDAVKNVLDHTTIEDLANYTEEGESDAYMFYI, encoded by the coding sequence ATGAAGATTTCGACAAAGGGCCGTTACGGATTAACGATCATGATTGAGCTTGCTAAAAATCATGGTGAAGGGCCAACGTCATTAAAATCAATTGCCAAAACACATGATCTTTCCGAGCATTACCTTGAGCAGCTGATCGCACCGCTTCGTAATGCCGGATTTGTAAAAAGTATCAGGGGTGCCTACGGCGGTTACGTACTGGCTGATGAACCTGGGAATATCACAGCCGGTGATGTAATCCGTGTACTGGAAGGACCGATCAGTCCAGTCGAAGGAATAGAGAATGAAGCGCCGCCTCAAAGAGAGCTGTGGATCCGGATTCGTGATGCAGTGAAAAATGTTCTGGATCATACAACGATTGAAGATCTGGCAAACTACACAGAAGAAGGCGAATCAGACGCCTATATGTTTTATATTTAA
- the mnmA gene encoding tRNA 2-thiouridine(34) synthase MnmA — protein sequence MTKTPENTRVVVGMSGGVDSSVAALLLKQQGYDVIGIFMKNWDDTDENGVCTATEDYNDVIRVCNQIGIPYYAVNFEKQYWDKVFTYFLDEYKAGRTPNPDVMCNKEIKFKAFLDHAMKLGADYLATGHYARVEEQDGEVKMLRGLDQNKDQTYFLNQLSQDQLSKAMFPIGNIDKKEVRKIAAEAGLATATKKDSTGICFIGERNFKEFLGQYLPAQPGDMVTMDGEKVGRHDGLMYYTIGQRHGLGIGGSGEPWFVLGKDLKTNELLVGQGFDNDALYSDSITAVDMGFTSASQQEATFHCTAKFRYRQPDQGVTVHLKENGEAEIVFDEPVRAVTPGQAVVLYDGDVCLGGGTIDKIFKKSEQLMYVG from the coding sequence ATGACAAAAACACCGGAAAACACCCGTGTTGTCGTCGGAATGTCAGGAGGCGTGGATTCCTCAGTCGCAGCGCTGCTTTTAAAACAGCAGGGGTACGATGTGATCGGAATCTTCATGAAGAATTGGGATGACACTGACGAAAATGGTGTATGTACAGCAACAGAAGACTATAACGATGTAATAAGAGTCTGCAACCAGATCGGCATTCCTTATTATGCAGTAAACTTCGAAAAACAGTACTGGGATAAAGTATTTACGTACTTCCTGGACGAATATAAAGCAGGCAGAACACCAAATCCTGATGTGATGTGTAATAAGGAAATTAAGTTCAAGGCATTTCTTGATCATGCGATGAAGCTTGGTGCGGACTACCTTGCAACCGGGCATTATGCACGGGTTGAGGAACAGGACGGGGAAGTGAAAATGCTTCGCGGTCTGGATCAGAATAAAGACCAGACGTACTTCCTGAACCAGCTTTCACAGGATCAGCTGTCAAAAGCGATGTTCCCGATCGGAAATATCGATAAAAAAGAAGTGCGGAAAATTGCCGCTGAAGCAGGTCTTGCCACAGCAACGAAGAAAGACAGTACGGGCATCTGCTTTATTGGTGAACGGAACTTTAAGGAGTTTTTAGGTCAGTATCTGCCTGCACAGCCAGGTGATATGGTGACGATGGATGGCGAAAAAGTCGGCCGTCATGACGGTCTGATGTATTACACAATCGGTCAGCGTCACGGACTCGGAATTGGTGGTTCTGGTGAGCCGTGGTTTGTGTTAGGGAAAGACCTGAAAACAAATGAACTGCTTGTCGGGCAGGGCTTTGACAATGATGCGCTGTATTCGGATTCCATCACAGCTGTAGATATGGGCTTTACCTCAGCCAGCCAGCAGGAAGCAACATTTCATTGTACAGCGAAGTTCCGCTATCGTCAGCCTGATCAGGGAGTAACGGTTCATCTTAAAGAAAATGGTGAAGCGGAGATCGTGTTTGATGAGCCTGTACGCGCAGTAACACCGGGACAGGCTGTTGTGCTGTATGATGGTGATGTGTGTTTAGGTGGCGGTACGATTGATAAGATTTTCAAGAAGTCTGAACAGCTGATGTATGTAGGCTGA
- the recD2 gene encoding SF1B family DNA helicase RecD2: MKAQQTDLFTEEELYVKGRMIVTIFHNEDNMYSVVRIRVAETNLQNAENEMVVTGHFPAMQEEDTYLFYGHVKEHPRFGPQFIASRFKKELPQTKQGIIHYLSSDLFNGIGKKTAEKIVDVIGENAISKIMENEAVLHSVPKLSKEKAKHIHEVLMEHQGLERIMVLLNDWGFGPQLSMKIYQFYQENTLDVIEKNPYQLVHDIEGVGFGKADELGRHLGLSGNHPDRIKAACLYCLTQISLQEGHVYADSKSLMVKVKELLQKHQPEQIEYTDISASLIELNEEGKIIGENKRVYMPSLYYSEAGIASSIENILSRTEYEDGFPEAEFLLALGDLEERIGVTYAPSQKQAIQTALSSPLMILTGGPGTGKTTVIKGIVELYAELHGVSLDPDQYSKDDPFPVVLAAPTGRAAKRMTESTGLKAMTIHRLLGFTGQEEMEDEDERMITGRLLIIDEMSMVDTWLANKLLQAVPEGMQVILVGDQDQLPSVGPGQVLQDLLQSEKIPSVELTDIYRQEEGSSIIELAHDMKKGQVPATIRQSFPDRSFIPCRAGQMDDVVGKIVKNAVDKGYSPKDIQVLAPMYRGPAGIDKLNTLLQELLNGNPDGSRKELKWGDITYRIGDKVLQLVNQPESNVFNGDMGEIISIFYAKENTEKQDMVLVSFDGVEVTYTRQDLNQITHAYCCSIHKSQGSEFPIVILPVVKSYSRMLRRNLLYTAITRSSRFLILCGEEEAFRYGVERQDDLVRMTTLKERLGYSEGDAKQEVQERFPDQVDPMIGMNGVSPYDFMPEV, from the coding sequence ATGAAGGCACAGCAGACAGATCTGTTTACAGAAGAAGAGCTGTATGTGAAAGGAAGAATGATTGTTACCATTTTTCATAACGAAGATAATATGTACTCCGTTGTCAGAATCCGCGTGGCGGAGACGAATCTTCAGAATGCGGAAAATGAAATGGTCGTAACGGGTCACTTTCCTGCGATGCAGGAGGAGGATACGTATCTTTTTTATGGACATGTGAAAGAGCATCCCCGTTTTGGCCCGCAATTTATCGCATCCCGCTTTAAAAAAGAACTCCCGCAGACGAAACAGGGGATTATTCATTATCTTTCAAGTGATCTGTTTAACGGGATCGGTAAAAAAACGGCTGAAAAGATCGTCGATGTGATTGGTGAAAATGCCATTTCGAAAATCATGGAAAATGAAGCCGTTCTTCACTCGGTCCCGAAGCTTTCTAAAGAAAAGGCAAAGCACATTCATGAGGTGCTGATGGAGCATCAGGGGCTTGAGCGGATCATGGTACTGTTAAATGACTGGGGGTTCGGTCCCCAGTTATCCATGAAGATCTATCAATTTTATCAGGAAAATACGCTTGATGTGATTGAAAAAAATCCTTACCAGCTTGTTCACGATATTGAAGGGGTTGGTTTTGGAAAGGCGGATGAACTCGGCAGGCATCTGGGGCTGTCCGGGAATCACCCTGACCGGATTAAGGCGGCGTGCCTGTATTGCCTGACTCAGATCTCCCTGCAGGAAGGTCATGTATATGCAGATTCCAAATCCCTGATGGTGAAGGTCAAAGAGCTTTTGCAGAAGCATCAGCCTGAACAGATTGAATACACAGATATATCAGCAAGCCTGATTGAATTGAACGAAGAAGGAAAAATCATTGGTGAAAATAAACGGGTCTATATGCCTTCCCTTTATTATTCAGAAGCAGGTATAGCCTCGAGTATTGAAAACATTCTAAGCCGGACTGAATATGAGGATGGATTTCCTGAAGCTGAATTTCTTTTGGCGCTTGGTGATCTGGAGGAGCGGATTGGTGTGACCTATGCGCCTTCCCAAAAACAGGCGATTCAAACTGCACTTTCATCGCCTTTGATGATTTTGACCGGCGGCCCGGGTACTGGGAAAACAACCGTGATAAAAGGGATCGTGGAACTTTACGCAGAACTTCACGGCGTTTCGCTTGATCCTGATCAATACTCCAAGGATGATCCGTTTCCGGTTGTGCTTGCTGCCCCGACCGGCCGCGCAGCAAAGCGGATGACGGAATCGACCGGATTAAAAGCGATGACGATTCACCGCCTTCTCGGTTTTACCGGACAGGAGGAAATGGAGGATGAGGATGAACGGATGATTACCGGCCGCCTCTTGATCATTGATGAAATGTCCATGGTTGATACATGGCTTGCCAACAAGCTTCTTCAGGCCGTTCCTGAAGGGATGCAGGTCATTTTAGTAGGTGACCAGGATCAGCTCCCTTCGGTTGGACCGGGCCAGGTGTTGCAGGATCTCCTTCAGTCTGAAAAAATCCCGTCTGTTGAACTGACGGATATTTACAGGCAGGAAGAGGGATCATCCATTATTGAGCTTGCCCATGACATGAAAAAAGGACAGGTTCCTGCAACGATCAGACAGTCCTTTCCTGACCGTTCCTTTATTCCGTGCAGGGCTGGACAGATGGATGATGTAGTTGGGAAGATCGTAAAAAATGCCGTTGATAAAGGTTACAGCCCGAAGGACATACAGGTACTTGCACCGATGTACAGAGGACCTGCAGGCATTGATAAGCTGAATACGCTTTTACAGGAGCTTCTGAACGGGAACCCGGATGGATCGAGGAAGGAATTGAAATGGGGAGATATCACGTACCGGATCGGGGACAAGGTACTTCAGCTTGTCAACCAGCCTGAGAGTAATGTGTTTAATGGCGATATGGGCGAGATCATTTCCATTTTTTACGCGAAGGAAAATACAGAAAAGCAGGATATGGTACTCGTTTCGTTTGATGGTGTTGAAGTGACCTATACAAGGCAGGATTTAAATCAGATCACGCACGCCTACTGCTGTTCTATTCATAAATCACAGGGAAGTGAATTTCCGATTGTGATTCTTCCAGTCGTCAAAAGCTATTCAAGAATGCTTAGGAGAAACTTGTTATACACCGCGATCACGCGAAGCAGCCGGTTTTTAATTCTTTGCGGTGAGGAAGAGGCTTTCCGTTACGGGGTTGAAAGGCAGGATGATCTTGTCAGGATGACGACTCTGAAAGAACGTCTCGGCTATTCAGAAGGTGATGCGAAGCAGGAAGTTCAGGAAAGGTTCCCGGATCAGGTGGACCCGATGATCGGAATGAATGGCGTCAGCCCCTACGATTTTATGCCAGAGGTATAG
- a CDS encoding replication-associated recombination protein A: MAKKPLAFRMRPSDIDEIIGQQHLVGEGKIIRRMVKAKQLSSMILYGPPGIGKTSIASAIAGSTKYAFRSLNAVTNNKKDMEIVVQEAKMSGRVILLLDEVHRLDKTKQDFLLPHLESGLIVMIGATTSNPYHAINPAIRSRCQIFELTPLTPDEMKKAILRALDDEERGLGTEQVRLTDEALDHFSNASNGDVRSALNALELAVMSTEEKEGEIIIDVETAEECLQKNYFAHDKDGDAHYDVMSAFQKSIRGSDVNAALHYLARLIEAGDMPTIARRLLVIAYEDVGLANPQAGHRTLAAIESAERLGFPEARIPLAAAVIELCLTPKSNSAISAIDSALSDIRKGKAGSVPNHLKDAHYKGAEKLGRGTEYKYPHSYPSGWVEQQYLPDNLKSARYYEPKETGKFEQALKQIYGNMNKK, encoded by the coding sequence ATGGCGAAAAAACCGCTTGCCTTTCGGATGAGACCGTCTGATATTGATGAAATCATCGGTCAGCAGCACCTTGTCGGAGAAGGGAAAATCATCAGACGAATGGTGAAAGCGAAACAGCTTTCATCCATGATTCTATACGGACCACCTGGAATCGGTAAAACGTCGATTGCTTCAGCGATTGCAGGCAGCACGAAATATGCATTCCGTTCTCTGAATGCCGTGACGAACAATAAAAAGGATATGGAAATTGTCGTGCAGGAGGCTAAAATGTCAGGCAGGGTCATTCTTTTGCTTGATGAAGTCCACCGGCTTGATAAAACGAAGCAGGATTTTCTCTTACCACATTTAGAAAGCGGATTGATTGTCATGATCGGGGCAACCACAAGTAACCCTTATCATGCCATTAACCCTGCGATCAGGAGCCGATGTCAGATATTTGAACTGACCCCTTTAACACCTGATGAAATGAAAAAAGCGATTTTACGTGCACTTGATGATGAGGAACGCGGACTTGGCACAGAGCAGGTCAGGCTGACTGATGAGGCACTCGATCATTTTTCTAACGCCAGCAATGGGGATGTCAGAAGTGCACTGAACGCCCTCGAGCTCGCAGTGATGTCAACAGAGGAAAAAGAAGGGGAAATCATAATTGATGTTGAAACGGCCGAAGAGTGTCTGCAGAAAAATTACTTCGCACACGACAAGGACGGAGACGCACACTATGATGTGATGAGCGCTTTTCAAAAATCCATCAGAGGCAGCGATGTCAATGCTGCCCTTCATTATCTTGCCCGGTTAATTGAAGCAGGAGACATGCCCACAATCGCAAGAAGACTTCTTGTCATTGCCTATGAAGATGTCGGGCTCGCCAACCCCCAGGCCGGTCATCGGACCCTGGCAGCGATTGAATCAGCTGAAAGGCTGGGCTTTCCTGAAGCTCGAATTCCACTTGCTGCGGCAGTCATTGAACTCTGCCTGACGCCGAAATCCAACTCCGCTATTTCAGCGATCGACAGCGCACTGTCAGATATAAGAAAAGGAAAAGCAGGGTCAGTACCGAACCATTTAAAAGATGCTCATTATAAAGGTGCTGAAAAACTCGGACGCGGAACCGAATACAAATACCCACACAGCTACCCAAGCGGCTGGGTGGAACAGCAATATCTGCCTGACAATTTGAAATCGGCGAGATATTACGAACCAAAAGAAACCGGGAAGTTCGAACAGGCACTGAAACAGATATACGGAAACATGAACAAAAAGTGA
- a CDS encoding cysteine desulfurase family protein, which produces MNHIYADHAATTPVHPEVADVLVQTLTSSYGNPSSIHGTGREARKILDDARTSIARQIGVHFNEIIFTSGGTEADNLAIFGTAESMKSKGNHIITTAVEHHAVLHPCQELEKKGYDVTYLPVDQNGKISVDDVKKALREDTILVTIMFGNNEVGTIQPIEEIGALLKDHQAVFHTDAVQAFGLLLFDPKELGIDLFSVSAHKINGPKGIGFLYAREGISLSPGLFGGEQERKKRAGTENTAAIAALAKAVEMAFQNRDEKIAELNAIRHAMIEELNSLNVRYEQNGSLEDSLPHVLNLSIHGADVESLLVNLDLEGVAVSSGSACTAGSIEPSHVLSAMFGEGNEKLFNSIRFSFGYGNTVEDGKKIAQTLKKIMDRFTK; this is translated from the coding sequence ATGAATCACATTTATGCTGATCATGCAGCTACAACCCCTGTCCATCCGGAAGTGGCTGATGTTCTCGTTCAAACACTGACGTCGAGCTACGGGAATCCGTCCAGTATTCATGGAACAGGCAGGGAAGCAAGGAAAATTCTTGACGATGCAAGAACATCGATTGCAAGACAGATCGGTGTTCATTTTAATGAGATCATCTTTACAAGCGGCGGGACGGAAGCGGATAACCTGGCGATTTTCGGAACGGCAGAATCAATGAAATCAAAAGGCAATCACATCATTACGACTGCTGTTGAACACCACGCGGTTTTACATCCGTGCCAGGAGCTTGAGAAAAAGGGATATGATGTTACGTATCTCCCTGTTGATCAAAATGGAAAAATCAGCGTCGATGATGTCAAGAAAGCGTTAAGAGAAGACACGATTCTGGTCACGATTATGTTTGGTAATAATGAAGTGGGTACAATACAGCCGATTGAGGAAATTGGCGCGCTGCTGAAGGATCATCAGGCCGTGTTTCACACGGATGCTGTTCAGGCGTTCGGGCTCTTGTTATTTGATCCAAAAGAACTTGGTATTGATCTATTCTCGGTTTCGGCCCATAAAATTAACGGCCCGAAAGGTATCGGCTTTTTATATGCAAGAGAAGGAATCTCGCTTTCCCCTGGTCTTTTTGGTGGCGAGCAGGAGCGTAAAAAGAGAGCGGGTACAGAAAATACAGCGGCGATTGCAGCGCTGGCAAAAGCAGTGGAAATGGCCTTTCAGAACAGAGATGAGAAGATTGCTGAGCTGAATGCGATCCGCCATGCGATGATTGAAGAATTAAACAGCCTGAATGTCCGCTATGAGCAGAACGGATCACTTGAGGACAGTCTTCCACACGTGCTAAACTTAAGCATTCATGGTGCAGACGTTGAATCTCTTCTGGTCAACCTGGATCTTGAAGGGGTGGCTGTATCGAGCGGTTCCGCATGTACAGCTGGTTCAATCGAGCCTTCACATGTTTTATCCGCTATGTTTGGGGAAGGGAATGAGAAGCTTTTTAACTCCATCCGGTTCAGTTTTGGATACGGTAATACAGTTGAGGATGGTAAAAAGATCGCTCAGACGCTGAAAAAAATCATGGACCGTTTTACAAAATAG
- a CDS encoding tetratricopeptide repeat protein: MSSLNDQAIALIQEGKYEEALQLLNQQIEENPNDAAAYINFGNILAQFNEIEKAERFYQKAITLDEKAGAAYYSLANLYYNQERFQEAAVLYEKAVHNGIQDSDAYFMLGMSFVNQDQTKLALPYLQRASELTEEDAEVFFQYGLALAKIEQGEEAIRNLKLAVELDAEHADALYNLGVAYAGFVEDAKAAIDCFERAIEVQPDHYLALNGRQIMKQALEQ, translated from the coding sequence ATGAGTTCTTTAAATGATCAGGCGATTGCATTAATACAGGAAGGAAAGTATGAGGAGGCGCTTCAGCTGTTGAATCAGCAGATTGAAGAAAATCCGAATGATGCAGCGGCTTATATTAACTTTGGTAATATTCTTGCGCAGTTTAATGAAATTGAGAAAGCGGAGCGTTTTTATCAGAAGGCGATTACGCTTGATGAGAAAGCGGGAGCGGCTTATTATTCGCTGGCAAACCTGTATTATAATCAGGAGCGTTTTCAGGAGGCAGCGGTACTGTATGAGAAGGCTGTTCACAATGGCATTCAGGACAGCGATGCTTATTTTATGCTCGGTATGTCTTTTGTGAATCAGGATCAGACAAAGCTTGCTTTACCTTATTTGCAGCGTGCTTCTGAGCTGACTGAAGAGGATGCGGAAGTGTTCTTTCAGTATGGACTTGCCCTTGCAAAGATTGAGCAGGGAGAAGAGGCGATCAGAAACCTGAAGCTTGCGGTTGAGCTGGATGCCGAGCATGCAGACGCCCTGTATAATCTCGGTGTGGCTTATGCTGGTTTTGTGGAGGATGCGAAAGCCGCAATTGACTGTTTTGAACGTGCAATTGAGGTTCAGCCGGATCATTATCTGGCATTAAACGGACGTCAGATTATGAAGCAGGCACTTGAACAATAA